TTTAAGATCATGAAAGATTTATTTGATTTTGATTTTACCGGGCTGGCAAAAGATTATGAGATCGACTGTATGGATGCATTACTGCATTATGAAAGTGCAAGTGACAGCGGAAAATTATTTAATAAGAGGATTCGTGACCGCATCTGTGAACTGACGGAAAAATTAGAACAGGCGGCTGACGCAAACGATTTTAAGGATGCCGTTACGGAGTTTTATGGTGAATTTGGTGTTGGAAAGTTAGGACTGCATAAAGCATTCCGTGTGTTACATAAAGAAGAAGGTGCACAGATCGTACCGATCACAAATATTGCACATGTAAGATTAGACGATCTGGTCGGATATGAGATCGCAAAACAGAAACTGATTGACAATACGGAGAGTTTTGTCCGTGGAAAAGAGGCAAACAACTGCCTGCTTTATGGAGATGCAGGAACCGGAAAATCAACCAGTATCAAGGCAATCGCAAATCAGTATTACGACAGGGGACTGCGTCTGATCGAAGTGTACAAGCATCAGTTCTGCGATTTGAATGATGTGATCGCACAGATTAAAAACCGTAATTACAAATTTATTATTTATATGGATGATCTGTCATTTGAGGAATTTGAGATCGAATATAAATATCTGAAAGCAGTGATCGAAGGAGGACTTGAGAAGAAACCGGATAATGTTTTGATCTACGCAACTTCAAACAGACGTCATCTGATCCGTGAGACATTCTCTGATAAAGAGGAAGTAAGGGAGGATATGCATACTTCAGATACAGTACAGGAAAAGTTGTCCCTGTATGCAAGATTCGGTGTTTCTATTTATTTTGGTGCACCAAGCAAAAAAGAGTTCCAGAATATCGTAGTCTCACTTGCCAAAAAGAATGGCATTACCATGGAAGAAGAAACACTTCTTGCCGAGGCAAACAAATGGGAACTTGCCCATGGCGGACTGTCAGGAAGAACAGCACAGCAGTTTATTAATTATCTGCTTGGAAAACAGGAATAACTTGAAAGCAGGAGGATAAGATATGGCAATTCATACATTTGCAGCGATTTATATCGGTTCTTATGAGGTGAGCTTGAAAATTTTTGAAATCTCTGCCAGAAAAGGTATTCGCAAAATCGATTATATCAGAAGCCGGATCGAGCTTGGGCGGGATGCGTATTCGCGCGGCGTGATCGGGTATGAGCTGGTGGAAGCTCTCTGTGATACGTTAGAACAGTTTACAGGCATCATGAAAGAGTATCAGGTGGATGGGTATGAGGCATATGCAGCTGCAGCGCTCCGTGATGTGAGCAATGAATTGTTTATCTTAGACCAGATCCGTATCCGCACCGGACTTACGGTACATGTCTTAAGCAACTCTGAGCATCGTTTTATCAGTTATAAATCGGTTGCGATGCGCAGTGAGTTTGAAGAACTGATAAAAACAGGTGCAGCAGTAGTTGATGTCGGTGGCGGCGGTATGCAGATCACGATCTTTTCAAAGGGGAAAGTGATCACTACACAGCATCTTGGACTTGGAACCATGCGGATGCAGGAACAGCTTGCAAAAAAAAGCTGCAGTTTAGAGCAGTATGAGCTGCAGATCGAAGAACTGGTAGAAAAAGAACTAAACGTGTTTATGGCAATGTTCACAGAACAGGTAAAGGTAAAAAATCTGATCATCATCGGGGACTATATCATGGAAGTTGCCGGTAAAGTCACAGGGAAAAAACATGCAAATCTGATGGAAACCAATGATTTCCTGGCTTTTTTGGATGGACTTGACAAAAAGACTGTGGAGCAGATCTCAGAGAAATTGAATTTATCAAATGAAAATGATTCCCTGATCATTCCATATATGATCATTTTTAAATGTATGGCACGTAAAATGAAAGCGGAAAAAATCTGGGCATCGGGTGTCATTGTCAGTGATGGTATTGCATATGATTATGCACAGAAACATAAACTTTGTAAACCGGTTCATGATTTTGATGCAGATGTTATCTCAGCAGCGGGAAATCTGTCTGCACGTTATATGAGTTATTCGCCACACATTGATGCATTGACGCAGATGGCTACACTGATCTTTGACACAATGAAAAAAATTCACGGACTGGGAAAAAGGGAGAGACTTTTACTGCAGGTGGCTGCAATTTTACATGATTGTGGTAAATATATCAGTCTTGCGAACGGACCGGTCTGTTCTTATGATATTATCATGGAATCGGAAATTATAGGACTTACGCATATGGAACGTGAGATTGTTGCGTACACGGTTCTTTATAATACCTATCCGCTGCCTGCCTACGAAGAGTTTGAAAACGATATCAGTCATGAAAGCTACCTTGTCATTGCAAAACTTTCTGCTATATTACGTGTATCAAATGCTATGGATCGCAGCCATAAACAGAAATTCAAAAATGTGCGTGCAGCAGTAAAAGGAAAAGAACTGGTGATCACGATTGAGACGGATGATGATATTGCGCTGGAAAAGGCACTGTTTGATGCGAAGGTTTCTTACTTTGAAAACATATTCAGCATAAAACCAGTGATAAAGGAGAAACGTGTGTATTAAATGGAGGACACCACTATGGAAAAGGAAAAAGATTTTAAAAATCCACAGTATTACGAAAACAGAGAATTAAGCTGGTTGAAATTTGATAACCGTGTATTAAATGAAGCACGCGATAAGAGCATCCCACTCTTAGAGCGTCTGAAATTTGTCAGTATCACTTCATCGAACCTGGATGAATTTTATATGGTGCGTGTTGCTTCTTTGAAAGATATGGTACATGCTGATTATAAAAAAAGAGACATTGCAGGTATGACAGCGAA
The Roseburia rectibacter DNA segment above includes these coding regions:
- a CDS encoding ATP-binding protein, encoding MKSTKNLILYKNFENGKLFYNMAWIMENYENEYYNREDIEALLYECFNQLSELAVSHGFKGNLWHNFIAFILVNNENAYSCGCEIRGGMEGSVNQIALHDFKIMKDLFDFDFTGLAKDYEIDCMDALLHYESASDSGKLFNKRIRDRICELTEKLEQAADANDFKDAVTEFYGEFGVGKLGLHKAFRVLHKEEGAQIVPITNIAHVRLDDLVGYEIAKQKLIDNTESFVRGKEANNCLLYGDAGTGKSTSIKAIANQYYDRGLRLIEVYKHQFCDLNDVIAQIKNRNYKFIIYMDDLSFEEFEIEYKYLKAVIEGGLEKKPDNVLIYATSNRRHLIRETFSDKEEVREDMHTSDTVQEKLSLYARFGVSIYFGAPSKKEFQNIVVSLAKKNGITMEEETLLAEANKWELAHGGLSGRTAQQFINYLLGKQE
- a CDS encoding Ppx/GppA phosphatase family protein, whose translation is MAIHTFAAIYIGSYEVSLKIFEISARKGIRKIDYIRSRIELGRDAYSRGVIGYELVEALCDTLEQFTGIMKEYQVDGYEAYAAAALRDVSNELFILDQIRIRTGLTVHVLSNSEHRFISYKSVAMRSEFEELIKTGAAVVDVGGGGMQITIFSKGKVITTQHLGLGTMRMQEQLAKKSCSLEQYELQIEELVEKELNVFMAMFTEQVKVKNLIIIGDYIMEVAGKVTGKKHANLMETNDFLAFLDGLDKKTVEQISEKLNLSNENDSLIIPYMIIFKCMARKMKAEKIWASGVIVSDGIAYDYAQKHKLCKPVHDFDADVISAAGNLSARYMSYSPHIDALTQMATLIFDTMKKIHGLGKRERLLLQVAAILHDCGKYISLANGPVCSYDIIMESEIIGLTHMEREIVAYTVLYNTYPLPAYEEFENDISHESYLVIAKLSAILRVSNAMDRSHKQKFKNVRAAVKGKELVITIETDDDIALEKALFDAKVSYFENIFSIKPVIKEKRVY